The Meiothermus sp. QL-1 DNA window GTGGGACAGAAGGTGGAGGTCACGCTGGATGCCTTTAGCGGTGAGACCTTCGAGGGGGTGGTAACGGCCATTGCTCCGCAGGCCCAGATGCAGCAGAACATCGCCTTCTTCTACGTTACGGTGAGAATACCCAACCCCGAGCGCAAGCTGCGGCCCGGCATGACTGCTGAAGGTGAGATCATTGTCGAGGAGATACCCAATGCCCTGATCATTCCCAAGCGAGCGGTGCAGACGGTGCGTAACCGGGCCTATGTGGAGGTCCTCCAACCCGACGGAAGCCGGGAAACCGTGCGGGTGGTTTTGGGGCCTGACGACGGGGTGAATCAGGTGGTGCAGGAAGGCCTCCAGGTAGGACAGCGGGTGGTGTTGCCCAGCCGGAATACTACGCGCTCGAGCCAGCAGAGCCAAGGACAGGGCGGTCTGCGCCTGCCAATTGGGGTGGGGGCTCCGCCGGGAGGTGGCCGATGACGGTGGTGGCCCTCGAGCAGGTGCGCAAGGTCTACCGCAGTGGAGCCATCGAGTTTGAAGCCCTGAGAGGCGTTTCTTTGCAGATTCAGCAAGGTGAGATGGTGGCCCTGATGGGGCCTTCCGGATCGGGCAAGACCACTTTGATGCAAATCATCGGACTGCTTGACCGGCCCACCGAGGGGCGCTACGTCCTGGCAGGCCGCGATGTCACCACCCTTACCGAGAACGAACGGGCCGAGATGCGCAACCAGGAGATCGGCTTTGTCTTTCAGGCCTTCCACCTTTTGCCGCGCCTAAACGTGCTGGAAAACGTGGAGGTGCCCCTCACCTATGCGGGCTACAGCCCGAAGGAGCGGCGTGAACGAGCCATTGAGGTGCTGCAAAAGGTGGGTTTAGGGGATAAACTGCGCAACCTGCCTTCCCAGCTTTCAGGGGGGCAGAAGCAGCGGGTGGCCATTGCGAGGGCCCTGACTATGCGCCCCTCTATTCTTTTGGCCGATGAGCCTACTGGTAACCTGGACTCCAAGACCGCCGTGGAGGTTATGAGGCTATTCCAGGAGCTCAACGAGGAAGGCACCACCGTGGTTATAGTCACCCACGAGCCTGATATAGCCGAGTACGCTGGGCGCATCGTTCGCATTCGCGACGGAAAGGTTGAGTCTGATGTGCAAAATCCCCATCGCAGGCGCACGGTAGGAGGACTTGGCTAGATGAGCCCCTCACGGGTTTTTCCCATCCCTTCTCCCAAGGCTCGTTCCCGCCTGGCCGGCATGAACCCCCTGCAGGTTTTTTCCATCGCCTGGCGGGCCATTCTGGGTAACCCCTTGCGTTCTCTGCTCACCACCCTGGGCGTCATCATCGGGGTGGCAGCGGTGGTGGCCCTGACCATGGTGGGGCAGGGCTCTACAGCCAACATCACCCGCACCCTGCAGAGCCTGGGCACCAACCTCATCACCATCGGTAGCGCCACCGGGGGGCGGGGCCCTGGCTTTGGCCTGGTGCGGTCTGGCGGACCCCAGACCATTACTCTAAAGGATGCCGAGGCCATCCAGACAGCTTTTGCCGGGCGCATAGCAGGCATTGCTCCTGCCCTGCAAAGCAACCAGCAGGTGAAGGTGGGGGCCAGCAACCTAAACGCCACCGTTATCGGCACCTGGCCTGACTACGCCAGTGTGCGCAACGCCCAACCGGTCGAGGGGGCTTTTTTCACTGAGGCCGATTTGCAAGGCCGCCGGCGCGTGGCGGTGATCGGCTACGGTATCGCCCAGGACCTCTTTGGGGGGCAGGACCCCATCGGCCAGCGCCTGCGCGTAGCAGGCATCTCTTTTACGGTGGTAGGGGTGCTGCCCGATAAGGGCGATTCGGGCTTTGCCAATCCCAACTACCAGGTGATCATTCCGCTTTCCACTTATCTCCAGCGGCTTTCGCGCAGCAGCACGGGAGAGCCTCGGGTAAACGCCATTTATATCCAGGCTCCTGACAAAGATGTTCTGCCCCGGTTGCAGCAGGAGTTGACCGAATTCATGGCCCAGCGGCGCAAGGCAACCGATCCCAGTGAGTACGACTTTAGCGTGCAAAACCAGGCCGATGCACTGGCCTCGGTAAACCAGGTCACCCAGAGCATGACCCTCTTCCTAGGCGGGGTAGCTGGGATTAGCCTTTTGGTGGGTGGAATTGGCATCATGAATATCATGCTGGTTTCAGTGACCGAGCGCACCCGCGAGATCGGCATCCGCAAGGCTTTAGGAGCCAAGCCTCGCGATATTTTGACCCAGTTTTTGGTGGAATCGGTGGTGCTCTCGGTGGGTGGAGGCATTCTTGGAATACTGCTGGGATTGGCCATGGCCGGCAGTGTGGGGCAGCTTTTGCGGGTGACGCCAATTTTTGACCCCTTCAGCATGGTGCTGGCCTTTGTGTTCTCGGTAGCGGTGGGGGTTTTCTTTGGCTACTACCCGGCCTCGAGGGCGGCCCGCCTTGATCCGGTAGAATCGCTCAGGTACGAGTAGCCTGGTGTCATAGCCTCCTCAGGAAGGCCTACTTAAAATCTACACGAGCTCCATCCCTACCCTTCACAGCTTTGTGGCAGGCTACTACCATGTCCTCGCCTACCGATACACTGGATAGGGTGGCGCTGGTACTGGTGGTGGAAGACGAACCGGAGATCGCCGAAATCCTAGAGGGCTATCTGCGCCGGGAGGGTTTCCGCACCGACCGGGCCTCGGATGGGCGACAGGCCCTGAGCCTAATCCGGGCTGCCCGACCTGACTTGATCCTTCTAGACATCATGCTGCCAGAGATGGACGGTCTGGAGCTGCTCAGGCGCATCCGCAGCCAGGATAACACCCCGGTTATTTTGCTCACCGCCCGAGCCGAGGATCTGGATAAGCTGCTCGGTCTCGAGCTCGGTGCGGACGACTACGTGACCAAGCCCTTCAGCCCCCGTGAGGTGGTGGCTCGAGTCAAGGCCGTTTTGCGCCGGGTGGTGATGGCTGAGGCTCCCAAGGTCCTTTTGCGGGTGGGCCCCCTGGAGATCGACACCGAGAAGGTAGTGGCGCGCCTGGGCGCTACCCGCCTTGAGCTTACCCCCACCGAGTTCCGCTTGCTGGAGGTTCTGGCCCGCACGCCGGGCAAGGCCTTTACCCGAGCTGAGCTGCTAGAGGCGGCCATGCCTGAATCCAGTGCTTTAGAGCGGGTGGTGGACGTGCACCTCAAAAACCTACGCCGAAAACTGGAGGCTGCGGGGGGAGCTGGGCTTTTGGAGACCGTGCGGGGGGTGGGATATCGCCTTTGGGTAGATGTCTAAGGTTCCTGGCACTATGCGCTTCTTCCAGCGCTTAGAGGTTCGTTTAAGCCTGCTGATGGCCCTGGTGGCCGTTACCACCAGTCTGATCACCATCGCCCTCAACACCTATCAGCGCGAGCGCACCTTCCGTGAGCTGCCCCCCGAGGTGCGGGACTTTTTGCGCCGCAATGAGGGTCGCCCACCCAACCTGAGCCTTACCCCCGAGCTGAAGGAGATGCTCGCCGCAGGTCGGGAGCTTAGGGTTCAGATGCGGCCTTCCCCCGATCCCGCCAACCCCAACCCGGTCTTTTTCATCGCCCCACTAGACGATCCCACGGCCCTGCCGGTTCAGCTTCAGGCCCCTCCGCGCCCCCGCCGGCCCAGCCTAGAGGTCCGCTTGCAGCAGAATCTGCTAATCGCTGGTTTGGTGGCCGCGGTTTTGGGGGTTTTGGTGGCGCTAGTTTTTGCTCGCCGAATTGCCAGGCCCATCGAGGCCATCTCCGCCGCAGCCAACAGCCTGGCCCAGGGCGATCTTTCTGCTCGTATTCCCACCCCGCGGGGGGAGGACGAGGTGGCTCAGCTGGCCCGCAACTTCAACCACATGGCTGCCTCGCTGGAGCGGCTAGAGGCTGAGCGAAAGGCCATGATCGCCGACATTGCCCACGAGCTGCGCACACCCCTGGCGGTGATGCAGGGGCGGCTCGAGGCTATTCAAGACGGAATACTGCCCCTGGAGCAGTCTGAGGTGGACCGGCTACACTACCAAACCCGGCTTCTTTCCCGGCTGGTGGAGGACCTGCGCACCCTTTCCCTAGCCGACGCGGGGCGGCTCAACCTGGTGCTGCGGGAGTTGGATCTGGGTGAGCAGGTGCGGCGTCTTGTCGCGACTTTTCAGCCTGCTTTGGAAGCCAAGCGCATCACCCTGGAGTTCAAACTACCTTCCCAACCGGTGCTTGTTCAGGCCGATCCCGACCGGCTGGCCCAGGTGGTAGGCAATCTGCTCACCAACGCCTTGGCCCACACCCCTGAGGGGGGGCGGATTGAGCTGGAGGTGCAGGCTGAAGCAGCCCACGCCACCCTCCGGGTTCGTGACAGCGGCCCGGGAATTCCCGAGGAGGCCTTGGCCCGGGTTTTCGACCGTTTTTTCCGGGTGGAGGCTTCACGCTCCAGGGCCACCGGGGGCAGTGGCCTGGGGCTTTCCATCGTCAAGGCCCTGGTGGAGCTGCACGGAGGTTTGGTCGCGGCCCGGAACCACCCGGAGGGGGGGGCTCTGTTTGAGCTGCGGCTTCCCCTCAGGCCGGCGCGTTCCTCCTAAGGCAGAGCTCGGCCCGCAGCCCCTGGGGGTGGTTGGGCTGGAGTGAGAGTTGCCCTTCGTGAGCCTGGGCTACCCGGGCCACCACCGAGAGGCCCAGCCCATGCCCTGATGCCCGCACCCCCGGGGCTCGATAGAAGGGCTCGGCGGCCCGGGCCAGGGCCTCGGGGGGCATGCCGGGGCCTTGATCCCACACCCGTAGTAGAACGTAGCCGGGCCGATCTTCCAGCTCCACCCCCACGGGGCTGCCGGGGGCGTGCTTCCTGGCGTTGCTGAGCAGGTTTTCCAGGGCCTGCTCCAGCAGGATGGGGTCACCGGTGAGATGCAGGCTCTCGGGGCCCTGATAGGTGGCCCCCCAGCGTTCGGCCGCTTCGCGGGCCAGCCGGGCCAGGTCAAGGCCCACCTTCTGACCCTGCCCCTCGCGGGCCAGGGTCAGGAGGGACTCGCTGAGGTGGGCCATGCGCTCGACCTCCTCCCGCACGGCAGCCAGGGTTTCTTCCGCCGAGAGGAGCCCTTGCTTTTGCGCATCGAGCTGAAGCCGGATGGCGGTGAGCGGGGTGCGCAGCTCGTGGGCGGCGTGGCGGGTGAACTCGGCTTCGCGCTGGCGGAAAGCCGAGAGCCGTTCCATCATCTGGTTGAAGGTCTGGCTCAGATGGCGCAGCTCCCCGCTCCCTTCTTGGGGCACCCTGAGGCTCAGGTCGCCCGACTCGGCGATGCGACGGGTGGCCTGGAGGAGGTGCTGCAGGGGTCTTAGCGCGGGGCCGCTTAGAAGCCAGGCCGCCAGGGCCCCCAGGGCCGAGACCCAAAGCGCGGTGAAGAGCACCGTCTGGCGGTAACCGGCCAGGCTGCGCTGCACCTGGCTGGCCTCGAGGGCCCCCTGCACATAGACCCCGCTTTCCAGGTAGAGGCTCTTGTAGAGCCAGTTTTGCTCTAGCCGGGCCTGGGGCGCGTCGTCCAGAGGAATTTCCCCAGGGAAGTTGCCCCAGACCCTTACCACCTGCCCCTCCCGCACCAGCCGGGCGTAGGCCACGGTGCCCGGTGGGGCCGGATTCAGGAGCCTGCGCAGGGGTCGGCCCAGCAGGTAGGGGTAGCGCCCACCCTCCTCTGCCGGTTCAAAGTGGGGACCCGGTCGGGAATCGGCCTGGGCCGCCACCCGCCCCAGGTATGCATCCAGTTCGCGCTCCAAGCTGCCCATCTGCAGACGTTCGAAGCGCGCATACCCCAAAAAGCCCTGCACCAGAAGGGCCAGGGCGATGGCCGCGGCGATGAAGAGGGCCAGGCGCAGCCGCAGGCTCATGGCTCGATTCCCAGCCTATACCCCCCGGGCACGGTGCGCACCACCCGGGGGTCCAGCTTGCTGCGCAGGTGATGCACGCAGACCTTGACCACTCCAGTATCCGAGGCCTCCTCACCCCAGACCAGGTCGAGCAGCTCCTCCGGGCTGTAGACGCGCCCCGGGTAGAGGGCCAGCCGTTCCAACAGGGCATACTCCCTTGGGCTCAGCTCTACCAGTCGTCCTGCCCAGCGCACGCTGCGGCCTGCCAGGTCGAGCTCGAGGGGGCCGTGCTGCACCCGGCTTTGCTTCACCTCGCTCACCCGGCGCAGTAAAGCCCGCACCCGGGCCAGGAGCTCGGGCAGCTCAAAGGGCTTGACCACGTAGTCGTCCCCTCCTTCGTCCAGGCCTCGTACCCGGTCCTCCAGGGCATCGCGGGCGGTCATGAAGAGGATGGGCCCTTTGTAACCGGCCCCACGCGCCTCCTTGGCCAGGATGAAACCCCCGTCCTCCGACTCTGGCAGCCGCACGTCCAGGATTATCAGGTCGGGCTCGGCCTCGGCCAGCAGGGTTCGGGCGATGGCGAGGTCGGGGGCGTGGCGCACCTGATGTCCCTGGGCCTCTAGGAGCCTCAAGAGGGGACGAGCGATGTTGGGCTCGTCTTCGACCAGCAAAAGCCGCATCTCTACCAATCTGCATTCTATGGGTTATGGGGGGGTTACGGGGCCTTCGGTGGCTCATGAGAGGTCCTCTCAGCGAGTCGTAACTGCTGGGTAACCGCCTCGCCGCAGACTTCCTCTCGGGAAAGCAGAAGGCTTCCCAAAGGAGGAGATTATGAACAAGACGGTCAAAACCCTGTTGGTGGTATCGAGCCTGGCCCTGGTGGGCGCTTTTGCCCAGCAGACCCCGGCCCCCCAGCCGGCCCAGCCCACCCCGCGCACGGCGCAGGTGCCGCGGGGTATTCTGGGCAACCTGTACTACACCGCGGCCCAGTTCTTGGGGGTAACCCCCGCCGAACTGGCGGTGCTCTCAGGCGGCACCAAGACCCTGGGCCAGGTGGCCACCGACCTCGGCAAGACCCCCGCTGCGCTCGAGGCCGCCCTGGTGACGGCCCGCAACCAGGCCATTGACCAGGCGGTGCAGGCCGGGCGCCTCACCAGCGAGCAGGCCAACACCCTCAAGGCCACCAGCCAGGCTGTGGCCCGGGCGTTCGTGAACACGCCGGTGCAGTTCCGCTTCATGGGGGGTTGGAGGGACCACCGGGGGCGGGGCCGGTAGCCAAACGGCCCGTGGTGGTGAACCCACCACGGGCCCTTAATCTTCCTCATGCCAACCAGCGAAACCTTGAGAAGGAGGCCAAAATGGACGCAGACGATAAACCCATCGGACGGATCCTGAGCCGCCGCGAGGTCCTGGCCGCTCTGGGGCTGGGTGGGCTTTTGCAGGGGCAGAGGACCCCTGCCCAGGCAGGCTCGCCCGCCCTGCCCGCGTGCGTGGTGCGCCCAGCCCTGACTGAAGGGCCCTACTTTGTGGACGTGCGTCTCAACCGCTCGGACATCCGCTCCGACCCCAGCACCGGTCTGGTCAAGCCCGGGGTGCCCCTGAGCCTGCGCTTCGTGGTGAGCCGGGTTTCGGCGGCCGGCTGCGCTCCCTTGCCGGGTGCCATGGTGGACATCTGGCAGTGCGATGCTCAAGGGCTTTACTCCGGGGTGCTGGACCGCTACGGCGATACCCGGGGGGAGAGGTGGCTGCGCGGCTACCAGCTCACCGACGCCCAGGGAGCAGCCCAGTTCACCACCATCTACCCCGGATGGTATCCGGGCCGCACCGTGCATATCCACTTCAAAATTCGCTACCAGAACCGCGACTTCACCTCCCAGCTCTTCTTCGACGATGCCCTGAGCGACCGTATTTTTGCTAATCCGCCCTATGCCAAGGCAGGCACCCGCACCCGCAACGCCAACGACGCCATCTTCCGCAACGGGGGTCGGCAGCTCCTCCTCAACCTCGCTCCAGAGGGGGCAGGGTATGCCGCCACCTTTGATATCGGGCTCAATTTCTGAAAAGAAGACTCAAACCGGCCTTCCAGCCATCATGAAGCTGGCGGTCATGCCCCCATCCACCGGCAGAATGGCCCCGGTGATGAAGCTGGCCTTGTCCGAGGCCAGAAAGAGCACCGCCTCGGCCACCTCCTCAGGCCTTCCAAGCCTTCTTAGGGCGTGCAGGTCTTCCCAGTCCTGGCGGGTGAGCTCGGGGTGGGTGGACATCTGGATGGCCTCGAGCACCGCCTCGGTGGCGATGGCCCCGGGGGCCACCGCGTTGACCCGGATGTGAAGAGGGGCCAGGTCTAGCGCCAGCGAGCGGGTCAGGTTCACCAAACCGCCCTTGGAGGCGTTGTAGGCCGCGTTGTTCTGCTCGGCGAAAAGCCCCTGAACGCTGGCGATGTTGACGATTGCCCCCCCTCCGGCCTTGGCCATCTCTCGCGCCGCCAGGGCTGAGAGGTGCATGGGGGCGGTCAGGTTGACCTCCAGAGCCTGCCGCCAGTCCTCCAGCCCCACCCTGAGGGCCGAACCCGGGGGAGCGATGGCCGCGTTGTTGACCAGCACGTGCACCCCGCCCCATTGCTTTACCGCCTGCTCCACAAAGCGCTCGCGGTGGGCAGCCTGGGAGAGGTCTGCGTACACGAAGAGCGCCCCCAGCCGCTTGGCTATTTCCAGCCCCTCTGGGCGCACATCGCACAAGACCAGGAGGGCTTTTTCCCGCGCGAAGGCCTCGGCGATGGCCCGGCCAATGCCTCGAGCAGCCCCGGTAACAAGCACGACCTTGCCCTGAAACATGGCCCCATCCTAACCAGCCCGGCGCTTCCCAGGCCAAAGCAACAAGGGAGGCCCAAGCCTCCCCTGTTGGAAGGGAATGACCGCTACTTCTTGACAGCCTCTTTCAGGGCTTTGCCCGGCTTGAAGGCGGGGTACTTGGAGGCGGGGATCTTGATCTTTTGGGTGGTGCCGGGCTTCACCCCGGTGCGAGCCTTGCGGCTGCGCACCTCGAAGGTGCCGAAGCCGGTGAGCTGGACCTTGCTGCCGGACTTGAGAGCGTCCTCAATTTTGCTGATAAAAGCGTCCACCGCGGCCTTGGCGTCCTTCTTTTTGAGGCCCGCTGCCGCGGCTACTTGATCGATCAGGTCGGCTTTGGTCTTGGTCTTCTTCGCAGTCGCTTTCGCCATGTGTTACCTCCTCTCTTTTCCCTTCGGGACGAAGTCTATCACACCTCATCGCTCAATTGCAAGCGCCAGACCGAGAAGAAGAGCTTTTCTGTTAAAAACAGAAAGCCTAAACGGTGGGCCTCCGGTGGTATTCAGGGGGTAGAAGGGCGGTGACGGCGGCCTCGAGCCGCTCTGTGAGAGCCTCCAGGCTTTGGTGATCGGTCTTACCAGGGGCCACCGGGATGGGTTCGCCGAAAACCACGCGGATGGGCCGCCGCAGGCGGGGGCCCCTGCCCACCGGCCAGGCCTTGTCGCTGCCGATGATGGCGGCTGGAACGATGGTGGCCCCGGTGCGTAGGGCAATGGCGGCGGTGCCGGTCTTGAAAGGTTCGATAAAGCCGCTGCGACTGCGCCGGCCCTCGGGAAAGATACCAATCGCCAGCCCACTTTTGAGGGTGCGGATCGCAGCCTTGATGGCGCCTAGATCGCCTGTGCCCCGCGCCACCGGGATGACGTAAAGCCGCGGCAGCAGCCAGCGCAGAATGGGGTATCGGAAAAGGTCGTCGCGCGACATGTAGCTCACCACCCGCGGACAGGCCACCCCCATCACGATGGGGTCGAGAAAAGACATGTGGTTGGAGGCCAGGATTACCGGGCCTTCCTTGGGGATTTTCTCGGCCCCCTCCACCCGAAAGCCGAATAGCACCCGGAGGAGCGCCGTGGCCAGAAGCTTGGACAACCTGTAGACCGCCAAGCCGTGCGCATACATGGCACCCCATCATAAAAAATAGACGGTCTTTGGTGGCAGCCCCGACCGGCCTAAAGGAAGCCTCAAGGCCAGGGTTAAGCCCCGCTGATGCCCTACTCATGGCAAAGGGTTGGGCACCCCCTACCTTTAGACCCAGGAGGTTTTATGAAGCACCTTTTCACAGCTCTGGTCGCTTCGCTCCTGATAGCGCTGGCTACCCCGGTGGTGAGCCCGCAGGGCATCATCGTCAACCCAGTGCCCACCGACCTCAGGGTGCGCGTCTGGCTTGACCGCGACCCGGATGGGCTGGGGAGCGCCACCTACCACTTCGGCGAGAAGATCCGCATCTATGTCCAGGTCAACCAGGACGCCTACGTCTACCTCTTCAACATCAACGCCGGTGGTCAGATTGACCTGATCCTACCCAACCCCTACAGCCCCAACAACCACCTGCGCGCGGGCGAGACCCGGGTCTTTCCCGAGAACGGGGCCCGCTACGAGTTCACCATCGCCGGGCCGGCGGGGGTAGACCAGGTGCTGGCGGTGGCCAGCCGTACCCCGCTCTCGCTGGCCCAAATTGCCGATATCAGAAGTGGGCGGATGCGGGTGCAGGGGGCGGGCAACCTGGTCCGGGCCCTCTCGATTGCGGTAACACCCCTGCCCGACGGCGACTGGGTTAGCCACACGGTGCGCTACACCGTCCGGCCCCCCCATGCGGAGCCCAGGCCCCCGCTCTTCTACATCGCGCCCGCGCCAGGCTATGAGGTGGTGTGGGAGGAGCGCGAGGCCACCGGCTACCGGGTGGCCTACCGAGGGGGGGATGTGGAGCAGGTCTTCAGCCACTACCACCGCGATCTGCTGGCCAAAGGCTGGGTAAAGCTGAGCTTCAAGGCCAGGGGTGAGAAAAAGAGCATGGCCTACGAGGCCTTGTACCAGCGGGGTGGGGACCGGCTCGAGGTGACCGTAACCCCTAGGGGTGGGGAGCTGGTGGTGCGGCTGGGGTGGGGGAGGTAGGGCTTTCGGGCTATAATAGGCGTTGGTGCCGACCCACTTGAACGCCACCAGGCCGCTTCGCTTCGCCCGGGCCATCGTCGCAGCGGGCAAGTGAGCCCTGCCCCCAAGCACAGCCAGCGTCTGGCTGTGCTTTTTTGCTTGGAGGAGTCTATGGAGAAGCTGGAGGTCCACCCCGAGATTGCCAAGGCTGCCACCCTACCTGCCGAGTTCTACAAGGACCCTGCCCTCTACGAGGCCGCAAAAGAGCGGGTCTTTGCCCAAAGCTGGCAGTGGTTGGGCGATACCGACGACCTCAAGGCCCCGGGCAGCATAAAGCCCCTGGTGCTCCTCGAGGGCTGTCTGGACGAGCCCCTGCTCCTTACCCGCGACTTCGACGACCGTTTGCATCTTCTTTCCAACGTCTGCACCCACCGGGGGATGCTGGTGGCCGAGACCGCGGGCCAGGCCCGCTACCTGCGCTGCCGCTACCACGGGCGGCGCTTCGGTTTGGACGGCTGCTTCCAGGCCATGCCGGAGTTCGAGGGGGTGGAGGGGTTCCCAAGCCCCGAGGACGACCTGCCCAGGGTGGCCCTTGGCGTTTGGCGGGGCAAGTTCCTGTTTGCCAGCCTGAAGCCCAAGGTGCCCCTTGAAGAGGTGCTGCGGCCCATTGAGGAGCGCCTGGGCTGGTTGCCCCTGCAGGAGTTCTACTTTGAGCCCACCCGGGCCCGCGACTATCTGGTGCGGGCCCACTGGGCGCTTTACTGCGACAACTACCTGGAGGGGTTTCACATCCCCTACATTCACGCCTCGCTCAACAGCGCCATCGATTACAGCAGCTACACCACCGAAACCTACCGGTGGTGCAGCCTGCAGCTCGGGGTGGCCGCCCCCGGTGAGCCCGCCTTCGACCTGCCCAAAGACGCCCCCGACTACGGCCGACGCATCGCGGCCTACTACTACTGGGTCTTCCCCAACCTGATGCTCAACTTCTACCCCTGGGGCCTCTCGGTGAACCTGGTGCGCCCCCTGGGGCCAGAGCTCACCAAGGTGTCCTTCCTGCCCTATGTGTGGGACCCGAGCAAGCTGGAGGAGGGGGCCGGGGCAGCCTTGGACCGGGTGGAGCGCGAGGACGAGGTGGTGGTGGAGGCAGTGCAGAAGGGCATCAAATCCCGCCTTTACCGCCGGGGGCGCTTCAGCGTGAAGCGGGAGGCGGGGGTGCACCACTTCCATCGGCTGCTGGCCGAGGCCTTGGTAGGATAGGGGGGATGGACCGGACGGTGCCCCAGCTGCTGCGCTACAGCCTCCGCTATGCCGGCCAGCCGGCAGGGGAACAGTGCCTTACCCTGGAGCCCCGCCGGGGGGGGCTGAGGGTGGTGCTGGAGGCCCAGGTGGACCTGCCCCCGCCCAAAACCCGCCAGCGCTGGGAGAGCGAGCTCGATGCTTGGGGGCTGCCGCACTTCTACCGCGAGCGCGTAGAGGGCAGCGGGGCCAGGGTGATGGAGGTGGAGTTTTCCCACCAGGACGGGCTGGTGACGGTAAGCCAGGGCAAGGAGGCCTTTTCCATCCCCTACCTCACCGATATGCACGATCCCCTCTCGCTTTTGCTGGCGATAGGGTCGCTCGATCTCGAGGTGGGGGGGGTGCGGAAGTTCTGCCTGGTGGGGGGGCGGGCCTATGTGGAGCGCCTTCCCGACCAGCGCCTGGGCGAACGCCCCCTGAGGCTCTACCGCCTGCGCCCCGGCCTGAGCCTTTTGTACTACGACGAGGCCGGCTACCCGGTGCGGCTTACCCAGAAGGTGGGGGAGCACATCTTCGAGGCCGAGCTTCAGGAGGTGCAGTGCTCCCCGGCAAGCGCACAGCGGGGTAGGCGGGTGGCTCGCCGCCGGCGCAGGCGGTACACCTGAGCTGAGGCTTTTATGATTAGAACCGCCGAGGAAGTACGCCACCGCTTCAAAAACCGTCGCCCGACCGTGGACTATGGCGATGCGCTGGAGACCGTACGGCGCATTCTGCACCAGGTCGAACGCGAGGGCGACGCGGCCTTACAGCAACTGAGCCAGGAGATAGACGGGCATCCGGTGGAGGAGATCCCCAAGCGAGCCTGGCGCGAGGCCTACGAAAGCCTGGATGCAGATCTGCGGGATGCCCTTGAGACCGCCAAAGAGCGCATAGAGGCCTTTTACCGCCGGGAGCCCCTGGGTGGGTTTCTAGAGGCCGGCCCCGATGGGGTGCTGGGCCAGCTCGTGCGCCCTTTGGAGCGGGTGGGGGTGTACGTGCCGGGGGGCTCGGCCCCGCTGCTCTCCACCGTTTTGATGACCGCGGTCCCGGCCAAGGTGGCGGGGGTGGGCGAGATTGTGCTGGCCTCGCCCCCCAAAGTGCACCCTGGCATCCTGGCGGCGGCCTGGGTGGCCGGGGCCGACCGCCTTTTCGCCATGGGAGGAGCCCAGGCCATTGCTGCCCTGGCCTTTGGCACCGAGACGGTGCCCCGGGTGGACAAAATCGTGGGGCCGGGCAACCGCTATGTGGTGCTGGCCAAGCGCGAGGTCTACGGTACGGTGGGCATGGAGGGCCTGCCGGGGCCCACTGAGACCCTGATTATCGCCGATGCCTCCGCCGACCCCAAGCTCCTGGCGGCCGACCTGCTGGCCCAGGCTGAGCACGGCCCCGACTCCGAGGCCTGGCTGCTATCGGCCTACCGCGAGCTCTTGGAGCGGGTGGCCGAGGAGCTGGAGCGCCAGCTCGCCGAGCTTCCTCGGGCCGCCATAGCCCGCGAGGCCCTGGCCAGGAGCGGCCTGGTTTGGGTGCGCGACCTGGAGGAGGCCCTGGAGCTGGCCAACCTCTACGCGCCCGAGCACCTCTGCCTCTCCATCCACGACCCC harbors:
- a CDS encoding intradiol ring-cleavage dioxygenase, whose amino-acid sequence is MDADDKPIGRILSRREVLAALGLGGLLQGQRTPAQAGSPALPACVVRPALTEGPYFVDVRLNRSDIRSDPSTGLVKPGVPLSLRFVVSRVSAAGCAPLPGAMVDIWQCDAQGLYSGVLDRYGDTRGERWLRGYQLTDAQGAAQFTTIYPGWYPGRTVHIHFKIRYQNRDFTSQLFFDDALSDRIFANPPYAKAGTRTRNANDAIFRNGGRQLLLNLAPEGAGYAATFDIGLNF
- a CDS encoding aromatic ring-hydroxylating dioxygenase subunit alpha; the encoded protein is MEKLEVHPEIAKAATLPAEFYKDPALYEAAKERVFAQSWQWLGDTDDLKAPGSIKPLVLLEGCLDEPLLLTRDFDDRLHLLSNVCTHRGMLVAETAGQARYLRCRYHGRRFGLDGCFQAMPEFEGVEGFPSPEDDLPRVALGVWRGKFLFASLKPKVPLEEVLRPIEERLGWLPLQEFYFEPTRARDYLVRAHWALYCDNYLEGFHIPYIHASLNSAIDYSSYTTETYRWCSLQLGVAAPGEPAFDLPKDAPDYGRRIAAYYYWVFPNLMLNFYPWGLSVNLVRPLGPELTKVSFLPYVWDPSKLEEGAGAALDRVEREDEVVVEAVQKGIKSRLYRRGRFSVKREAGVHHFHRLLAEALVG
- a CDS encoding DUF3108 domain-containing protein, translating into MDRTVPQLLRYSLRYAGQPAGEQCLTLEPRRGGLRVVLEAQVDLPPPKTRQRWESELDAWGLPHFYRERVEGSGARVMEVEFSHQDGLVTVSQGKEAFSIPYLTDMHDPLSLLLAIGSLDLEVGGVRKFCLVGGRAYVERLPDQRLGERPLRLYRLRPGLSLLYYDEAGYPVRLTQKVGEHIFEAELQEVQCSPASAQRGRRVARRRRRRYT
- a CDS encoding 1-acyl-sn-glycerol-3-phosphate acyltransferase, whose protein sequence is MYAHGLAVYRLSKLLATALLRVLFGFRVEGAEKIPKEGPVILASNHMSFLDPIVMGVACPRVVSYMSRDDLFRYPILRWLLPRLYVIPVARGTGDLGAIKAAIRTLKSGLAIGIFPEGRRSRSGFIEPFKTGTAAIALRTGATIVPAAIIGSDKAWPVGRGPRLRRPIRVVFGEPIPVAPGKTDHQSLEALTERLEAAVTALLPPEYHRRPTV
- a CDS encoding DUF4384 domain-containing protein, whose product is MKHLFTALVASLLIALATPVVSPQGIIVNPVPTDLRVRVWLDRDPDGLGSATYHFGEKIRIYVQVNQDAYVYLFNINAGGQIDLILPNPYSPNNHLRAGETRVFPENGARYEFTIAGPAGVDQVLAVASRTPLSLAQIADIRSGRMRVQGAGNLVRALSIAVTPLPDGDWVSHTVRYTVRPPHAEPRPPLFYIAPAPGYEVVWEEREATGYRVAYRGGDVEQVFSHYHRDLLAKGWVKLSFKARGEKKSMAYEALYQRGGDRLEVTVTPRGGELVVRLGWGR
- a CDS encoding SDR family NAD(P)-dependent oxidoreductase, which translates into the protein MFQGKVVLVTGAARGIGRAIAEAFAREKALLVLCDVRPEGLEIAKRLGALFVYADLSQAAHRERFVEQAVKQWGGVHVLVNNAAIAPPGSALRVGLEDWRQALEVNLTAPMHLSALAAREMAKAGGGAIVNIASVQGLFAEQNNAAYNASKGGLVNLTRSLALDLAPLHIRVNAVAPGAIATEAVLEAIQMSTHPELTRQDWEDLHALRRLGRPEEVAEAVLFLASDKASFITGAILPVDGGMTASFMMAGRPV
- a CDS encoding HU family DNA-binding protein, which translates into the protein MAKATAKKTKTKADLIDQVAAAAGLKKKDAKAAVDAFISKIEDALKSGSKVQLTGFGTFEVRSRKARTGVKPGTTQKIKIPASKYPAFKPGKALKEAVKK